The Nitrospirae bacterium YQR-1 genomic interval TTTGACAGATATACATTGCCTAAAAGGATGTGAACATAGTGATGGAGCGGCTCTTTTCTTACATTGTCTTCCCAGACGGAGGTTTCATTGCGCCACTTGGAATTATTTATGTAAGTAATAGTGCCCAGAGTTATAACTATCAAAAAACACGGCAGGTAAAGGCTGAGATATAGATATTTATGACATCTTTTAAAAACTTCTGTTGCGGCGGCGGTAATTACAGCGAAAAAACCTATTGAAGGCAGATAGACTCTGTGCTCCAGAATAATCCAGTTTTGTATTGGAATTATGCTTGCCTGCGGTAAAAGGGTAAGAAAAAACCATGCAATTCCAAAAGAGATTAAGCATACAGAGCCGGTTTCCATTTTAAATATTCTCTTGCCGCTGCGGGATTTATAAAACAGGTACAAGGCAAAGCAGGCAAAGGCGGCAATAGTGATAAAAGACAGCAGCACCTTAAACTCAAAAAAAGATCTGGAAACGGTGAAATGGTGGATAAGAGTGAGGCCATATGGTAAAACCAGCATTCTCATATATGTGATAATCACCCGCATCTGAGTGAAAAGGTACTGAGCTCTGTTTTCAAAATTTTGAGACGGCGGCAGGTTTGCATTTAATTGTACAAAATCAGAGTCTTGTTGTGCAACAAGGGGGCCGGTAACGATACTGTCTTTACGGAAAAGTCCGAAATTGGTATAATCAAAGAATATTATTGATGCAATGGCAACATATGGCAGGATATGCAGGATACGCTTTGTTATGTGTCCTTTAAAGAAACAAAATTCGCAAATCAAAAGCACCGCCGGTAAGGTTATAACAGTTTCCTTTGTTCTGATTGATATTAAATAAATACAAAGTGAAAGGATATAATAAAACGAAGTGGCCGGCTTCTCTGTAATCCTCCACGCACTGTAGAGGATTATGGCCATTAAATACAGTGTGGTTGAAAGCAGGGTAAAGCGTTGAATTGTCAGAGTAACAGCCTGTATCGCTATTGGATGAGCCACAAAGAGCAGGGATGCAAAAAAAGGAGCCGCACGTTTGGAGCCTCCTTTAAAAGAGGGAGTTCTCTGTACAAGTAATAACAACACATATACTAAAACGGCATTAACAATGTGTATTATAATGTTAACAAGGTGGTATCCCCAAACGCTGTTTCCGCCAAGCTTATGATTTAAGACGAATGATGCAACAACAACAGAGCGCTGGTCGTTCCAGCCCTTGAAAACAGTGTATTTGTTTATGTTTACATCATCAAAGAAAAAAGGGACATTAAAGATATTGGAATAGACGATAAATCCCGTAACTAACAATGTTAAGACAACCGGGCCATGTGCTTTTGCCGCATTGGTGATTATTTCAAAATGTTTTGTTTTATCCGGCATCTTCTCATGTGTTTCACTGATATGGTACTATTATAAACGATATGCTGACATATCCACAAATAAAACCCTATTTGTTTAAAATCGGGCCGCTTCAGGTAAGATGGTATGGCCTTATGTATCTTATCGGCTTTATTTTATCCTACTTAATAGTACAAAGAGAGATAAAGCGAAAAAAGATAAACATAAAAAAAGAGGACATAGAAAACCTATATCTGTACCTGATTCTTTCATTGGTTTTAGGGGCTAGGGTTGGGTATGTTTTGTTTTACAATCTTTCGTACTATATACATAACCCGCTTAGTGTGTTTGCACTGTGGCAGGGTGGGATGTCGTTTCACGGCGGTCTAATCGGTTGTTTAATCGGGGGATACATCTTTTGTAAGACCATGAAGGTGGATTTTATTGCCATAGCGGATACAGTATCACTAACAGTGCCGCCGGGGCTTGCGCTGGGGCGGCTTGGTAACTTTATAAACGGTGAGCTCTTTGGCCGCACAACTGATGTTCCCTGGGCTATGGTGTTTCCCGGGGGGGGGGGCCAATCCACGCCATCCGTCTCAACTGTATGAGCTGTTTCTTGAGGGGGTGGTTTCATTTGCCGTTCTTTGGCTGCTAAAAAACAGACTGACGGCAAGGGGGGCAACCGTCTCACTGTTTGTACTTCTTTATGGAATCTTCAGATTTATAGTTGAGTTTTTCAGAGAACCGGACCCTCAGGTAGGGCTGATATTAAGCCTTCTCACCATGGGGCAGGTGCTCTCCGCCGCTATGGTGATTGCCGGTGCTGCAGGATTATTTATTTCAATAAGTAAATCTGCTAGGTCTTAAGAAGTTCTCTTGCGGTTTTGAGGATATTATCGGCGGTAAAACCGAAATGTTCAAACAATACATTTGAGGGCGCCGACACACCGAATCTATCAATCCCAATCACTTTACCCTTAAGGCCGACATATTTGTACCAACTGAGTGAGCACCCTGCCTCAACGGCAATTCTCTTTTCCACCGCCGGTGGCAGCACGGAGTTTTTATAATCATCAAGTTGTTTTTCAAAGAGTTCAAAAGAAGCCATATTTACAATTCTGACGCCGGCGCCTTCCTTTGCCAGCACCTCGTATGCCTCAAGTGTGCAGTGAACTTCCGACCCTGAAGCGATAAGAATCAACTCAGGTGTTTTTCCTGAATCCGCCAGCACATAACCGCCCTTATAAATACCCCGTGCTTTGGCGTACTTTGTTCTGTCAATAACCGGCACGTTTTGTCGTGTAAGCACAAGGGCTGTAGTGCCGCTTCCGTGCTGAAGGATGTACTGCCATGAGCGTACGGTTTCGTTAGCGTCGGCAGGGCGGATTACCGTAAGTTCCGGGATCGCTCTCATTGTGGTTAGCTGCTCCACGGGGTGATGACTTGGGCCATCCTCGCCAACGCCTATGGAGTCATGGGTCAGAATGAAAATGACCTTTGCTCCCATCATAGAGGACATCCTTATTGCCGGCAACATGTAGCTTGAAAACACCAGATATGTGCCCACATAGGGTATCAACAATCTGCTAAGGGCAATACCTGCGGCGACAGAGCCCATGGAAAACTCTCTTATGCCGAAGTGAATATTACGGCCTGACCGGCCGGGAGCAAAAATTGGTTTGTTTTTCATAAATGTCTGATTTGACGGTGAAAGATCAGCCGAGCCACCAATCAGATTTGTAACAGTGTCAGCTAAGGCGTTAATTACTGCGCCTGAGGCTGTACGGGTTGCTATGGACTTGCCGGGTTCATAAACAGGCAGAAGTCCCCCAAGATCAATGTTTATTTTACCACTTACAAGGGAGTCCCAATTTTCAGCCTCTTTTGGATATTGCTTTCTGTACTTTGCCAGCAGGTCTTCCCAGCTCTTTTGAAGTTTTGCACCATTGTCTATAGCCACACGGCAGTGCTCAGTGGCCTCTGCAGGCACATAAAACTCCTCCTCCGGCCAGTTAAAATGAGCCTTTGTTGCTTTAACCTCATCGGCCCCAAGCGGAGCACCGTGAATGTCAGCGCTGTCTTGTTTATTGGGGCTGCCGTATCCAAGGTGCGTATTAACTATTACTATTGAAGGACGGTCTTTCACAGCCTTAGCTTTCCCTATCACATCAGCCAGTTCCACATGGTTATAGCCGTCTGCGTATTGAACATGCCAGTTCTGGGATTCAAATCGTTTCCCCACATCTTCTGTGAATGTTAAATCGGTTGAGCCGTCTATGGTCGTATTATTTGATGAGTATAGATATATGAGTTTCCCGAGTTTCAGATGCCCGGCTATCGAGGAAGCCTCGTAGGAAACTCCTTCCATTATGTCGCCGTCACTAACTATGCCATAGATGTTGTAATCTATTAAATCAAAACCGGGACGGTTGAACATATCGGCAAGGTATTTTTCCGCAATAGCCATTCCAACCCCCACGGCAAAACCATATCCAAGGGGGCCGGTTGAGACCTCCACCCCTGTGTTGAGGCAGTACTCGGGATGTCCCGGAGTACAGCTATCCATTTTCCTGAAATTCTTTATATCATCAATGGATATATTATATCCTGTCAAATACAACAGACTGTATAGCAGCATTGACCCATGACCGGCGGATAGAATGAATCTGTCTCTGTTTGGCCATGCTGTGTCTTTGGGGTTATGCTTTAAAAACTCCGTCCACAACACATAAGCCATGTCGGCGTCCCCCATAGGCATACCGGGATGTCCTGAGTTAGCCCTCTGCACTGCATCAATGGCCAGCATCCTTATGGTGTTGACACATAGCTCATCTACTTTGTTCATTTACAAGCCTCCAAAAAATTTTATAAGAGTAAGTTTATTCCTAATGCTCTGGATTTGTCAATCTTTTTAAAACTTGTGTCAGGGCATACACATTATACTCCGGTAGTCTGCTCAACTGCCTTGATAAATCCTCGTATTTCCCTCGTATCCGTCCATTGAATAACTCTTCTCCCCCGGTTAATATCGTTATGTGCCAACTCTCTTACTCCTGTTGTCATCATTTCTGTTGCCCTCCTTTTTGGTCTTGGCTACTATTTTAACCAATGAGGCTATCTTTCATGTTTCTATCATAGTATCTCAGTCAATAAGAAACTGGATTCCCGTTTTCACGGGAATGACAGAAAAGGAGGAAAGAAAGACCTCCCCAATAACGTACTGCTCTGTCATTGGCGCCTACGAGCGGGGGTCAAGTCCTTTTTTCAATAAAAAAAATGAAACAAGCCTCCTCAGAATCCAGAAAAACCTCTGCCGGAGTTAACTATAAAGGCATTTAAAAAAAATATACTTATTGACAAAGCTAATTAGGTGTGTAAAGATAATCAAGGGTTGTTTGGGATAGATTAATATGCTTGTTTAAAAAGCTTGTTTAAAAAAAAAGTTGAGGGATAAGAGATGGAGGAGCTTTCATCTGTTGATGTAGTTAATAAGCATGTAGAATATATGACTAAATCTCTGTTGTCTGTTGATAAATTGCAGGTAAAAAAGATGTTGATGGAATTAAAGGAATCATATGAGCCCATAGCTATTGTGGAGAGGATAATTGTTCCTTCTTTAGAGCAAATTGGTGAGGGCTGGATGACAGATACAGTGTCGCTTTCGCAAGTCTATATGAGCGGGAAAATATGCAGCGAGATACTTGATGATGTGATACCACATGAACAGATTAACAGACAACAGCAATTAAAAATGGCCATAGCCACGTTGGAGGATTTTCACACACTTGGTAAGCAAATAGTCAAGGGGTTTTTATATGCTTCAGGGTTTGAAGTAGCCGACTACGGCGGCGGTCTCACAGTTGGCAGCCTTGTGGAGCGGGTAATAAGAGATAAAACAGATGTTCTTTTAATCTCTGTACTTATGCTGCCCTCAGCATTGAGTATAAAAGAGGTGAGAAAACAATTGAGGGAAAGACACGCAGCAACAATAATTGTAGCCGGTGGCGCACCGTTTAACTTTGACGATGAATTATTTAAAGAGGTTGAGGCGGACTATGCGGGAAGAACTGTATCTGATGCGATACACATTGTACGCACTTTAGAAAATAATAAGGGGGTATGATGTCTCTTCACATGACTTCAATGCAGAGGGTTTTGACTACGCTTAAACATCAGGAGCCTGACCGCGTGCCTCTGTGCCTTCCATATACAATGCATGGGGCAAAAGAGCTGGGAATTTCCATTAAGGAATATTATTCAAAGGCTGAAAATGTTGCTGAGGGGCAGTTGCGTGTGTGCGCAAAATTCAAAAATGACTGTATCAACGGTTATTTCTACGGACCGATAGAGGTAGAGGCATGGGGCGGTGAGGTGATATTTCGTGAAGACGGCCCGCCTAATGCCGGTATGCCGTTTATAAGGAAGGTTGAAGATATACGGGGATTGACGCCTCCTAAAGTGGGAGAGTGCCCGTGTCTGATTAAATCCTTAGACGCCCAGAGAATAATGAAAGAAAAGGCTGGTAATGATATTGCAGTTATGGGCACTGTAATGTCGCCGTTTTCCTTACCGATAATGCAAATGGGTTTTGATAAGTACATCGAACTTATTTATGAAAATGAGGAATTGTTTGAACATCTGATGAGAATAAATGAAGAGTTCTGTGTTGACTGGGCAAATGCACAAATTGATGCCGGATGTACTGCTATTTGTTACTTTGACCCTATGTCTTCAACAACGATAATAGATAAGGAATTATACTTAAAGACAGGTCACAAGATAGCTATGCGCACATTGAAGAGGATAAAAGGCCCTACGGCAACCCACTTTGCGGCAGGAAGGTGTTTAACAATATTAGATGACGTTATACAAACAGGCACCTCCGTAGTAGGCGTAAGCGTACTGGAAGATTTGGAAAAGATAAAAAACACCTGCAAAGGACGAATAAGTGTAATGGGAAACCTCAATGGCATAGAAATGAAGCGATGGACCATCGCTGAGACAACAAGGATTGTAAAAGAAGCAATTGCAAAGGCCGGCAAGGGTGGCGGATTTATTTTATCTGATAACCACGGGGAGATTCCGCTTCAGGTGCCGGACGATGTGTTACACACAATAGCTGAGGCTGTGAATGATTGGGGCAATTATCCGCTGAAATGGTTGGAAAGATAGTGGCGGCAATGAACAGAGAGTTTCCCAGGATTAGATGCAGCAAGAGAATAATATAAACGGACACGACAAAAAACTTGCAGATTATGCCATGGCTTGTGAATTGGTAGGCCGGATTGCGTCCTATGAATCCGAAGACGGTGTGATAGATAACATAATAGAACTATTGCGAACTCTTTGTGCACCTACAAATATAATCTATATTTCCATGGTTGACGGACAGCCTTCTGAAATAAGGACATTTCCTGAAGCGAAAAATTCTGAAGAGGTAATAAGTGATTTAATCAATAATTTCAAGGATGATTATGCGTGGACAGCCTCCGGAGCGGGTTTTAGATTAAAGATTAAGGGCAGAGACGGGGTGTTTGGGTTAATAGAGATAGACGGAGTGTTATTCCCTGATTATAAAAACCATTATCTTAATTTATCTTTGACCATTGCAAGTGCCCTGGGTCTTGCAATATCCAATGCACGAATATATCAGTCACTTTTAAATGCAAATATACAGCTAAAGCTGGAAATTGAAAAGAGAGAGATAACAGCAAATGCCTTGAAAATTTCCGAGGAGAAATATCGTACCTTATTGGATGATGCCGCAGAGGCGATAATAATATCAGACCTCAGTGGGAATTTCTTAGACTTGAATAAAAAAGCCGAGGAGCTTACAGGTTTTGTTAAGTCTGAAGCTCTTAGCCTTAATTACACCCAAATTCACCCTGAGGAGGAGCTAAAGAGAACAAAAGCTGCATTTGACAATATTATTAACAATGGTTTTGGTACCTTAACTAACGCAAAAGTAAAGAGAAAAGATGGAACTATGATTCCAGTTGACATAACCGGCAGAGTGATAGAGTACGGTGGTAAGAAAGTAGCACAGGGGATTTTTAAAGATATAAGAGAGCGGCTCCAAACAGAGCTGGTATTAAGGGAGTCTCATGACAGGTTGTTGAAGATACTTGAAAATATGGAGGCAATTGTTTATGTTGCAGATATGCAGACATACAAGATGATATTTGCAAACCGCTATTTAAAGGAAGCAATAGGCAATGTAGATATATTGGACAGACTCTGCTGGAATACGATTCAAAGCGGACAGGGCGGACCGTGTAGTTTTTGTACTAACAACAAACTCCTTGATGAAAAAGGCAACGTAACCGGAGTATATACGTGGGAGTTTCAAAATACGGTTAATAAGAAATGGTATTACATGCAAGACAGAGCTATCAGATGGATAGACGGAAGGATTGTACGATTAGAGATAGCAACCGATATCACAGAGAGGAAAATATTAGAAGAAAAACTGGCGCTGGAACACTCTTTTCGTAAGGCGATAGAAGAATCAGTCATGGCAGGTATTGCAGCTACAGATTTAGATGGAAGACAAATATATATAAATCCCTCTTTCTGTAAAATGCTCGGATATGATGAGAGCCAACTAATTGGGTTACACCCGCCGCATCCATACTGGGCTCCTGAGGATTACGCTCATATCAGAGACGCTTTCCGTTGTACACTTGAAGGAAAAGCTCCCAAAGAAGGCTTTGATCTGATATTTATGAAAAAAACCGGAGAGAGGCTATATGTAAATGTTCTGATGTCTCCTCTTGTCAGCAAACAAGGTGAAAAGACGGGGTGGCTTGCATCAGTGTATGACATAACAGAGAGGAAAATGCTTGAGGATGAATTAAAAACAAAGACATACATTCTCTCACAGTTAAATAAGAAACTGGAACTTGTCGTTGATGATAAAATAAATGAAATACGTCAGAAAGAACAGATGTTAATTCAGCAATCCAAGATGGCGGCAATGGGCGAGATGATAGGAGCCATTGCCCACCAGTGGAAACAGCCTTTAAATGCCATGTCTTTAAACATACAGGATATACAGGATGCGTATGAATTTGGCGAGCTTAATAAAGAATATATTGATAAAATGATTGAGACTTCAACCGAACAAGTCGCTTTTATGGCAAAAACGATAGATGATTTCAGAAATTTTTTTAAGCCGAGTAAGGACAAAACCATATTTAATGTTGTCAACTCCATCAAAGAGATACTTTCAATGTTTAAAGAGATGTTTAAGAAAAACAGCATTTCTATAGATTTTCTATATAATAAAGACAACGAACTAAAATGTAATGGATACCCAAACGAATTTAAACAGGTAATACTTAACCTCATAAACAATTCTAAAGACGCCATTGTCGCAAAACGCAGCAGAAATACCAGAACATATTTAGAAGGTAAAATCCAAATAACTGTACAAAGTGAAGACCATGCCGTTGCTATAACAATAAGTGACAACGGCGGCGGCATACCGGAGGCTGTAATAGAGAAAATCTTTGAACCATATTTCACAACCAAACCGTCTGAAATCGGCACCGGAATAGGGTTGTATATGTCTAAGACAATAATTGAGACAAATATGGACGGCAGACTTACAGTGAGAAATATTGAAGGCGGCGCAGAATTTATGATAACAATGAACAGGGTGATGTTATGACGGATAAAGAAAAACTAAAAAAAGACTGTGTGCAAAAAATAAAGCAACACGTAACTCTTCTATACGCAGAGGACGAAACAATGGTTAAAGAGGCATCCATAAAATCACTAAAGAGAAGATTTAAAGAGGTCTATACGGCGGTGGATGGTAAAGAAGGATTGGGCCTATTT includes:
- a CDS encoding tetratricopeptide repeat protein, translating into MPDKTKHFEIITNAAKAHGPVVLTLLVTGFIVYSNIFNVPFFFDDVNINKYTVFKGWNDQRSVVVASFVLNHKLGGNSVWGYHLVNIIIHIVNAVLVYVLLLLVQRTPSFKGGSKRAAPFFASLLFVAHPIAIQAVTLTIQRFTLLSTTLYLMAIILYSAWRITEKPATSFYYILSLCIYLISIRTKETVITLPAVLLICEFCFFKGHITKRILHILPYVAIASIIFFDYTNFGLFRKDSIVTGPLVAQQDSDFVQLNANLPPSQNFENRAQYLFTQMRVIITYMRMLVLPYGLTLIHHFTVSRSFFEFKVLLSFITIAAFACFALYLFYKSRSGKRIFKMETGSVCLISFGIAWFFLTLLPQASIIPIQNWIILEHRVYLPSIGFFAVITAAATEVFKRCHKYLYLSLYLPCFLIVITLGTITYINNSKWRNETSVWEDNVRKEPLHHYVHILLGNVYLSNKRFEDAAKQYRIALNLNPEDPINHNNIGNIYLRNGDVAGAFKEFSEALRLKPDYAEARNNLGNAYIAKKDMDAARVEYENALKIKPDYVEALTNLGSVHLKQGKPDEALKYYEKALKINPDSVETHSNLGACYIYKGVMDKAYEHYKKALELDPEHSKARDYVELLKNLK
- a CDS encoding cobalamin-dependent protein (Presence of a B(12) (cobalamin)-binding domain implies dependence on cobalamin itself, in one of its several forms, or in some unusual lineages, dependence on a cobalamin-like analog.), with the protein product MEELSSVDVVNKHVEYMTKSLLSVDKLQVKKMLMELKESYEPIAIVERIIVPSLEQIGEGWMTDTVSLSQVYMSGKICSEILDDVIPHEQINRQQQLKMAIATLEDFHTLGKQIVKGFLYASGFEVADYGGGLTVGSLVERVIRDKTDVLLISVLMLPSALSIKEVRKQLRERHAATIIVAGGAPFNFDDELFKEVEADYAGRTVSDAIHIVRTLENNKGV
- a CDS encoding uroporphyrinogen decarboxylase family protein, which gives rise to MMSLHMTSMQRVLTTLKHQEPDRVPLCLPYTMHGAKELGISIKEYYSKAENVAEGQLRVCAKFKNDCINGYFYGPIEVEAWGGEVIFREDGPPNAGMPFIRKVEDIRGLTPPKVGECPCLIKSLDAQRIMKEKAGNDIAVMGTVMSPFSLPIMQMGFDKYIELIYENEELFEHLMRINEEFCVDWANAQIDAGCTAICYFDPMSSTTIIDKELYLKTGHKIAMRTLKRIKGPTATHFAAGRCLTILDDVIQTGTSVVGVSVLEDLEKIKNTCKGRISVMGNLNGIEMKRWTIAETTRIVKEAIAKAGKGGGFILSDNHGEIPLQVPDDVLHTIAEAVNDWGNYPLKWLER
- the tkt gene encoding transketolase, encoding MNKVDELCVNTIRMLAIDAVQRANSGHPGMPMGDADMAYVLWTEFLKHNPKDTAWPNRDRFILSAGHGSMLLYSLLYLTGYNISIDDIKNFRKMDSCTPGHPEYCLNTGVEVSTGPLGYGFAVGVGMAIAEKYLADMFNRPGFDLIDYNIYGIVSDGDIMEGVSYEASSIAGHLKLGKLIYLYSSNNTTIDGSTDLTFTEDVGKRFESQNWHVQYADGYNHVELADVIGKAKAVKDRPSIVIVNTHLGYGSPNKQDSADIHGAPLGADEVKATKAHFNWPEEEFYVPAEATEHCRVAIDNGAKLQKSWEDLLAKYRKQYPKEAENWDSLVSGKINIDLGGLLPVYEPGKSIATRTASGAVINALADTVTNLIGGSADLSPSNQTFMKNKPIFAPGRSGRNIHFGIREFSMGSVAAGIALSRLLIPYVGTYLVFSSYMLPAIRMSSMMGAKVIFILTHDSIGVGEDGPSHHPVEQLTTMRAIPELTVIRPADANETVRSWQYILQHGSGTTALVLTRQNVPVIDRTKYAKARGIYKGGYVLADSGKTPELILIASGSEVHCTLEAYEVLAKEGAGVRIVNMASFELFEKQLDDYKNSVLPPAVEKRIAVEAGCSLSWYKYVGLKGKVIGIDRFGVSAPSNVLFEHFGFTADNILKTARELLKT
- a CDS encoding PAS domain S-box protein, encoding MQQENNINGHDKKLADYAMACELVGRIASYESEDGVIDNIIELLRTLCAPTNIIYISMVDGQPSEIRTFPEAKNSEEVISDLINNFKDDYAWTASGAGFRLKIKGRDGVFGLIEIDGVLFPDYKNHYLNLSLTIASALGLAISNARIYQSLLNANIQLKLEIEKREITANALKISEEKYRTLLDDAAEAIIISDLSGNFLDLNKKAEELTGFVKSEALSLNYTQIHPEEELKRTKAAFDNIINNGFGTLTNAKVKRKDGTMIPVDITGRVIEYGGKKVAQGIFKDIRERLQTELVLRESHDRLLKILENMEAIVYVADMQTYKMIFANRYLKEAIGNVDILDRLCWNTIQSGQGGPCSFCTNNKLLDEKGNVTGVYTWEFQNTVNKKWYYMQDRAIRWIDGRIVRLEIATDITERKILEEKLALEHSFRKAIEESVMAGIAATDLDGRQIYINPSFCKMLGYDESQLIGLHPPHPYWAPEDYAHIRDAFRCTLEGKAPKEGFDLIFMKKTGERLYVNVLMSPLVSKQGEKTGWLASVYDITERKMLEDELKTKTYILSQLNKKLELVVDDKINEIRQKEQMLIQQSKMAAMGEMIGAIAHQWKQPLNAMSLNIQDIQDAYEFGELNKEYIDKMIETSTEQVAFMAKTIDDFRNFFKPSKDKTIFNVVNSIKEILSMFKEMFKKNSISIDFLYNKDNELKCNGYPNEFKQVILNLINNSKDAIVAKRSRNTRTYLEGKIQITVQSEDHAVAITISDNGGGIPEAVIEKIFEPYFTTKPSEIGTGIGLYMSKTIIETNMDGRLTVRNIEGGAEFMITMNRVML